One genomic window of Bacillus mycoides includes the following:
- a CDS encoding Cna B-type domain-containing protein encodes MIKRITSVFLILMLFMLTIGQSLAPIIASAKELNTIGLVDSFKLDKSDLQSGELTKITVNFSEKNGIKLQPGDTLTLALPPELNGLNTTFDLGDYGTCKVTSGTVVCTFNDKADIHQNIRGYLNFRVQATNAGTGEKKEFETNLGTNLDKQTVTITGPSGGGGTDPGKQPFFYKTGDMLSGKDNEVRWFLNINLNKEELSRDIVVSDSLQEGQILNKDSFRISVDNYLGRQSLSLQDFESKGYGKITFTSDTAFKVLLYRDKARLAAFSISYTSTITEAGKKQEFFKNDYTIGYQVMYKDPVSESGSYQVENMAAGGGAEGELPSKGTLRIVKHLAGNEEKVIPNVSFKLYKESGEQVGNEHKTNEKGIIEILNLQPGKYYVQEVSAPDYVDFDPQEKISFEVKSGSVNGVKLPIPNKVKTTFIAGTKTWNDNNASDRPTTIKVDLLQNDQVIKTEEVSEATGWKYTFKDLAAYDANGVAYKYEVKEQPVDGYKSEVKGYDITNTKVAQTKVEGTKMWKDGDATDRPSMIKVDLLQDGQIITTQEVSEATGWKYTFKDLAAYDANGVAYKYEVKEQPVDGYKSEVKGYDITNTKVAQTKVEGTKMWKDGDATDRPSMIKVDLLQDGQIITTQEVSEATGWKYTFKDLAAYDANGVAYKYEVKEQPVDGYKSEVKGYDITNTKVAQTKVEGTKMWKDGDATDRPSMIKVDLLQDGQIITTQEVSEATGWKYTFKDLAAYDANGVAYKYEVKEQPVDGYKSEVKGYDITNTKDAKTTVAGTKTWNDNNASDRPTTIKVDLLQNDNVIQTQDVTAETNWNYTFADLARYDANGVPYTYTVKEHPVAGYKSEVNGYNITNTKVAKLTVEGMKTWKDGNATDRPAMIKVNLLQNGKVFKTQDVLAVMGWKYIFADLEAYDANGVAYQYEVKEQSIAGYKSSVSGYDITNTKVGETKVEGTKTWKDNNATNRPSVVKVDLLQNGKVVDTKEVTAGTNWKYAFEKLQAYDTNGVAYIYTVKEQLVDGYKSEVKGYDITNTKVGETKVEGTKTWKDNNATNRPSVVKVDLLQNGKVVDTKEVTAGTNWKYAFEKLQAYDTNGVAYIYTVKEQLVDGYKSEVKGYDITNTKVGETKVEGTKTWKDNNATNRPSVVKVELLQNGKVVDTKEVTAETNWKYTFEKLQAYDTNGVAYIYTVKEQPVDGYKSEVKGYDITNTKVGQTKVEGTKTWKDDNAPNRPSMIKVDLLQNGQVIATQEVSEASDWKYAFKDLAAYDAEGKAYKYEVKEQAVDGYKSEVKGYDITNTKVGQTKVEGTKTWEDDNATDRPKTIKVDLLQNGQVITKQEVSEATGWKYEFKDLAAYDVEGKAYKYEVKEQPVDGYKSEVKGYDITNTKVGETKVEGTKTWKDNKAMDRPKTIKVDLLQNGQVIATQEVSEANNWKYAFKDLAAYDAEGKAYKYEVKEQLVDGYKSEVKGYDITNTKVGQTKVEGTKTWKDDNATDRPKTIKVDLLQNGQVITTQEVSAASDWKYAFKDLAAYDAEGKAYKYEVNEQAVDGYKSEVKGYDITNTKVGETKVEGTKTWKDNKATDRPKTIKVDLLQNGQVIATQEVSAASDWKYAFKDLAAYDAEGKAYKYEVKEQPVDGYKLEVKGYDITNTKVGQTEVEGTKTWKDDNATDRPKTIKVDLLQNGQVIATQEVSEANNWKYAFKDLAAYDVEGKAYKYEVEEQPVDGYKSEVKGYDITNIKIKDGTVVDPIENAPPKVDTEVPPTKENTASKINTEVAPTKENNKTSAWLPKTGGTSMEMISIIAGMVMLILGGVLFARQRMR; translated from the coding sequence ATGATAAAAAGAATAACTTCGGTTTTTTTAATTTTAATGCTTTTTATGTTGACTATAGGTCAGAGTTTGGCGCCTATAATTGCGAGTGCAAAAGAGTTAAATACAATAGGACTTGTGGATAGTTTTAAGTTGGATAAATCAGATCTTCAGAGCGGAGAACTGACTAAAATAACTGTAAACTTCAGTGAAAAAAACGGAATTAAGCTGCAACCTGGAGACACACTAACATTAGCACTACCCCCAGAATTAAACGGCTTGAATACAACGTTTGATTTAGGTGATTATGGTACTTGTAAAGTAACTTCAGGTACGGTGGTATGTACATTTAATGATAAAGCAGATATACATCAAAATATTAGAGGGTATTTAAACTTTAGAGTACAAGCTACTAATGCAGGAACGGGTGAAAAGAAAGAGTTTGAAACAAATTTAGGTACAAATTTAGACAAGCAAACTGTAACGATTACCGGCCCAAGTGGTGGCGGTGGTACAGATCCTGGAAAGCAGCCGTTTTTTTATAAAACTGGTGATATGCTCTCAGGTAAGGACAATGAAGTACGTTGGTTCTTGAACATAAACTTAAATAAAGAAGAGTTAAGCCGTGATATTGTTGTGTCTGATAGTTTGCAAGAAGGTCAAATACTTAATAAAGATAGTTTCAGGATAAGTGTTGATAATTATCTAGGCCGACAAAGTTTATCACTACAAGACTTTGAATCTAAAGGTTATGGAAAGATTACATTTACTAGCGATACTGCATTTAAAGTTTTGCTTTATAGGGATAAAGCACGTCTTGCCGCTTTTTCGATTTCTTATACATCTACTATAACGGAAGCTGGAAAGAAGCAAGAATTCTTTAAGAATGATTATACGATTGGTTACCAAGTTATGTATAAAGATCCAGTTTCTGAATCAGGTAGTTATCAAGTCGAAAACATGGCAGCTGGCGGTGGTGCTGAAGGTGAGTTACCTTCAAAAGGGACGCTAAGAATTGTTAAGCATCTTGCAGGAAATGAAGAAAAAGTAATCCCGAATGTTTCGTTTAAGTTGTATAAAGAGTCAGGTGAGCAAGTTGGAAATGAACATAAAACAAATGAAAAAGGGATAATTGAAATCCTTAATTTACAGCCAGGTAAATATTATGTGCAAGAAGTTTCAGCGCCAGACTATGTTGATTTCGATCCTCAAGAAAAAATAAGTTTTGAAGTTAAATCCGGTTCTGTAAATGGAGTTAAGTTACCAATTCCAAATAAGGTGAAAACTACATTCATTGCAGGAACGAAAACTTGGAATGACAACAACGCATCAGATCGACCAACAACAATCAAAGTAGACTTACTACAAAATGATCAGGTCATCAAAACAGAAGAAGTAAGTGAAGCAACAGGGTGGAAATATACCTTTAAAGATTTAGCGGCATATGATGCGAATGGAGTAGCGTATAAGTATGAAGTGAAAGAACAACCGGTAGATGGATATAAATCTGAAGTAAAAGGTTATGACATCACGAATACAAAAGTAGCGCAAACAAAAGTAGAAGGAACAAAGATGTGGAAAGATGGCGATGCGACGGATCGTCCGTCAATGATCAAAGTAGACTTATTACAAGATGGTCAGATCATCACAACGCAAGAAGTAAGTGAAGCAACAGGTTGGAAATATACATTCAAAGATTTAGCGGCATATGATGCGAATGGAGTAGCGTATAAGTATGAAGTGAAAGAACAACCGGTAGATGGATATAAATCTGAAGTAAAAGGTTATGACATCACGAATACAAAAGTAGCGCAAACAAAAGTAGAAGGAACAAAGATGTGGAAAGATGGCGATGCGACGGATCGTCCGTCAATGATCAAAGTAGACTTATTACAAGATGGTCAGATCATCACAACGCAAGAAGTAAGTGAAGCAACAGGTTGGAAATATACATTCAAAGATTTAGCGGCATATGATGCGAATGGAGTAGCGTATAAGTATGAAGTGAAAGAACAACCGGTAGATGGATATAAATCTGAAGTAAAAGGTTATGACATCACGAATACAAAAGTAGCGCAAACAAAAGTAGAAGGAACAAAGATGTGGAAAGATGGCGATGCGACGGATCGTCCGTCAATGATCAAAGTAGACTTATTACAAGATGGTCAGATCATCACAACGCAAGAAGTAAGTGAAGCAACAGGTTGGAAATATACATTCAAAGATTTAGCGGCATATGATGCGAATGGAGTAGCGTATAAGTATGAAGTGAAAGAACAACCGGTAGATGGATATAAATCTGAAGTAAAAGGTTATGACATCACGAATACGAAAGATGCGAAAACAACAGTAGCAGGAACGAAAACTTGGAATGACAACAATGCATCAGATCGACCAACAACAATCAAAGTAGATTTATTACAAAATGATAACGTAATTCAAACACAAGATGTAACAGCGGAAACAAATTGGAATTATACATTTGCAGACTTGGCACGATATGATGCGAATGGTGTTCCTTATACTTACACAGTAAAAGAGCATCCAGTAGCGGGCTATAAATCGGAAGTAAATGGCTACAACATTACAAATACAAAAGTAGCAAAATTGACAGTAGAAGGAATGAAGACATGGAAAGACGGAAATGCAACAGACCGTCCAGCAATGATCAAAGTAAACTTACTACAAAACGGTAAGGTATTCAAAACACAAGACGTACTAGCAGTAATGGGTTGGAAATATATATTTGCAGATTTGGAAGCATACGATGCGAATGGAGTAGCTTATCAATATGAAGTGAAAGAACAATCGATTGCGGGATATAAATCTAGCGTAAGCGGTTATGACATCACGAATACAAAAGTAGGCGAAACGAAAGTAGAAGGAACGAAGACGTGGAAAGATAACAACGCAACAAATCGACCAAGCGTAGTAAAAGTAGATTTACTACAAAATGGTAAAGTAGTAGACACAAAAGAAGTAACAGCGGGAACAAACTGGAAGTATGCATTTGAAAAACTCCAAGCATACGATACAAACGGAGTAGCTTACATTTATACGGTGAAAGAACAGCTAGTAGACGGATACAAATCCGAAGTAAAAGGTTATGACATCACGAATACAAAAGTAGGCGAAACGAAAGTAGAAGGAACGAAGACGTGGAAAGATAACAACGCAACAAATCGACCAAGCGTAGTAAAAGTAGATTTACTACAAAATGGTAAAGTAGTAGACACAAAAGAAGTAACAGCGGGAACAAACTGGAAGTATGCATTTGAAAAACTCCAAGCATACGATACAAACGGAGTAGCTTACATTTATACGGTGAAAGAACAGCTAGTAGACGGATACAAATCCGAAGTAAAAGGTTATGACATCACGAATACAAAAGTAGGCGAAACGAAAGTAGAAGGAACGAAAACTTGGAAAGATAACAACGCAACAAATCGACCAAGCGTAGTAAAAGTAGAATTACTACAAAATGGTAAAGTAGTAGACACAAAAGAAGTAACAGCAGAAACAAACTGGAAGTATACATTTGAAAAACTGCAAGCATACGATACAAACGGAGTAGCTTACATCTATACAGTGAAAGAACAACCAGTAGACGGATACAAATCCGAAGTAAAAGGTTATGACATCACAAATACAAAAGTAGGTCAAACAAAAGTAGAAGGAACAAAGACGTGGAAAGATGATAACGCACCAAATCGTCCGTCAATGATTAAAGTAGACTTACTACAAAATGGCCAAGTGATTGCGACACAAGAAGTAAGTGAAGCGAGCGACTGGAAGTATGCATTTAAAGACTTAGCGGCATACGATGCGGAAGGAAAAGCGTACAAGTATGAAGTGAAAGAACAAGCAGTAGACGGATACAAATCCGAAGTAAAAGGTTATGACATCACAAATACAAAAGTAGGTCAAACAAAAGTAGAAGGAACAAAAACGTGGGAAGATGATAACGCAACAGATCGTCCGAAAACAATCAAAGTAGACTTACTACAAAACGGTCAGGTCATCACAAAGCAAGAAGTAAGTGAAGCAACAGGTTGGAAATATGAATTCAAAGATTTAGCGGCATACGATGTAGAAGGTAAGGCATACAAGTATGAAGTGAAAGAACAACCGGTAGATGGATATAAATCCGAAGTAAAAGGTTATGACATTACAAATACAAAAGTAGGCGAAACGAAAGTAGAAGGAACGAAGACGTGGAAAGATAACAAAGCAATGGATCGTCCGAAAACAATCAAAGTAGACTTACTACAAAATGGCCAAGTGATTGCGACACAAGAAGTAAGTGAAGCGAATAACTGGAAGTATGCGTTTAAAGACTTAGCCGCATATGATGCCGAAGGAAAAGCATACAAGTATGAAGTGAAAGAACAATTGGTAGACGGATACAAATCAGAAGTAAAAGGTTATGACATCACGAATACAAAAGTAGGTCAAACAAAAGTAGAAGGAACAAAAACGTGGAAAGATGATAACGCAACAGATCGTCCGAAAACAATCAAAGTAGACTTACTACAAAATGGCCAAGTGATTACGACACAAGAAGTAAGTGCAGCAAGCGATTGGAAGTATGCATTTAAAGACTTAGCGGCATACGATGCGGAAGGAAAAGCGTACAAGTATGAAGTGAACGAACAAGCAGTAGACGGATACAAATCCGAAGTAAAAGGTTATGACATTACAAATACAAAAGTAGGCGAAACGAAAGTAGAAGGAACGAAGACGTGGAAAGATAACAAAGCAACGGATCGTCCGAAAACAATCAAAGTAGACTTACTACAAAATGGCCAAGTGATTGCGACACAAGAAGTAAGTGCAGCAAGCGATTGGAAGTATGCATTTAAAGATTTAGCGGCATACGATGCCGAAGGAAAAGCATACAAGTATGAAGTGAAAGAACAGCCAGTAGACGGATACAAATTAGAAGTAAAAGGTTATGACATCACGAATACAAAAGTAGGTCAAACAGAAGTAGAAGGAACAAAGACGTGGAAAGATGATAACGCAACAGATCGTCCGAAAACAATCAAAGTAGATTTATTACAAAATGGTCAAGTGATTGCGACACAAGAAGTAAGTGAAGCAAATAACTGGAAGTATGCATTTAAAGATTTAGCGGCATACGATGTAGAAGGTAAGGCCTACAAGTATGAAGTGGAAGAACAACCAGTAGATGGATATAAATCCGAGGTGAAAGGTTACGACATTACGAATATAAAAATAAAAGATGGAACAGTTGTTGATCCTATAGAAAATGCACCTCCAAAGGTTGATACAGAAGTTCCACCAACAAAAGAAAATACAGCTTCAAAGATTAATACAGAGGTTGCGCCTACTAAAGAAAATAATAAGACGTCAGCATGGCTTCCTAAAACAGGCGGAACATCAATGGAGATGATTTCTATTATTGCAGGTATGGTGATGTTGATTTTAGGTGGAGTCCTATTCGCCCGTCAACGGATGAGATAA
- a CDS encoding multidrug effflux MFS transporter, producing the protein MKKVSVPSLWLMIILVAFPQISETIYTPSLPDISKALHVSNNEVQLTLSVYFAGFALGVFFIGWLSDIIGRRRAMLLGIVVYGAGSFLCYIASSIEFLLLSRFIQAFGASAGSVVTQTILRESVEGHKRHVMFAQISAVIAFTPAIGPLIGGFLDQMFGFKIVFLSLVVMSVGIFLYTFVSLPETKMDSVANKINVFSVLKRLITNPKVVTYGLLIGGANGVLFSYYAEAPFIFIEYFQLSPSMYGFLGIVVASASIIGAKVSKRLLPIYKPEKIIYIGCIVMTGGAVILSVITYVGSNPNIIYMIGFLVAMFILLLGIGIALPNCLSLALVDFQNVIGTAGALFSLGYYIIVTLTIWGMSQLHTGSLVVMPLYFLVIVVIMVVFTRVFILNDRAENSV; encoded by the coding sequence ATGAAAAAAGTCTCAGTACCATCACTGTGGTTAATGATTATTCTTGTGGCATTTCCGCAAATTAGTGAAACAATTTACACACCGTCTTTACCAGACATTTCAAAGGCGCTACATGTAAGTAATAATGAGGTGCAGTTAACGCTTAGTGTTTATTTTGCTGGATTTGCTTTAGGTGTATTTTTTATTGGATGGTTATCAGATATAATTGGTCGTCGCCGGGCGATGCTACTTGGAATTGTAGTATATGGCGCTGGAAGTTTCTTATGCTATATTGCAAGTTCCATTGAATTTTTATTGTTAAGTCGTTTTATTCAAGCGTTTGGAGCAAGTGCTGGCTCAGTTGTGACACAAACGATTCTTCGTGAAAGTGTAGAAGGGCATAAACGTCATGTTATGTTCGCTCAAATTTCGGCAGTCATTGCTTTTACACCAGCGATAGGTCCGCTAATTGGGGGCTTTCTGGATCAAATGTTTGGATTTAAAATAGTATTTTTAAGTTTAGTTGTTATGAGTGTGGGGATTTTTCTGTATACTTTTGTTTCTCTTCCGGAAACAAAAATGGACTCAGTAGCGAATAAAATAAATGTCTTTTCAGTGTTAAAAAGATTAATTACAAATCCGAAAGTAGTAACATACGGTCTATTAATTGGAGGAGCGAATGGTGTTTTATTTAGCTACTACGCAGAAGCGCCGTTTATCTTTATTGAATACTTTCAGTTATCACCTAGTATGTACGGATTTCTAGGAATTGTAGTTGCGTCTGCTTCTATTATTGGAGCGAAAGTTTCAAAACGGTTACTGCCTATTTATAAACCGGAGAAAATCATATATATAGGTTGTATTGTAATGACAGGGGGAGCAGTCATTTTATCTGTTATTACTTATGTTGGATCAAATCCCAACATAATATATATGATTGGATTTTTAGTAGCGATGTTTATATTGCTATTAGGAATTGGGATAGCGTTACCTAACTGTCTCAGTCTAGCATTAGTAGATTTTCAAAATGTCATTGGTACAGCAGGCGCATTATTTAGCTTAGGGTACTATATAATAGTCACGCTGACAATTTGGGGAATGAGCCAGCTGCATACAGGTTCCTTAGTAGTCATGCCCCTATATTTTTTAGTTATTGTAGTAATTATGGTGGTTTTCACTCGAGTATTTATTTTGAATGATAGAGCTGAAAATTCTGTTTAA
- a CDS encoding amidohydrolase: MKADVVLINGEVITVDKKNTVVEAVAIKDNRIVVVGSNQEVKSFIGEKTDVIDLQGKTLLPGFIDSHLHIISHGLNQLAVSCKAEHIDSIEALLDGLKKKALETPKGEWIRAWGFNETAVKEKRYPTITELDEISVEHPIIVTRTCHHISVVNSKALEIAQINENTPNTSGGVIEKNQAGRLTGKLIEAANMRMSEVASYTESEMMKAVKIASDHFVAAGITSIHDAGGDGAESYRLLQQAVKSRDIRVRIYAMICQINNSHEFVNKMVEAGVVTGTGDERFKVGPAKLFTDGSSTGPTIATRKSYSSDPTNYGILYYSEEEIYRVLGEAHKKGYQITVHAQGDKAIEMYLNCVERALEESPRKNHRHRIEHAGISSPDLQERMKKLEMIPIPNPPFPYEFGEIYVEHYGDRVNHMYAARDFIDRGIIAAGGSDAPVTDYNPLLGIHVAVNRKTKSGIEVGANQSISVMEAIKLYTWNGAYASFEEEIKGSIEAGKLADLVILNDSILSVNPNQIKDLKVETTIIDGEIIYQKEQSVKI, encoded by the coding sequence ATGAAAGCTGATGTTGTATTGATAAATGGAGAAGTTATTACAGTAGACAAAAAGAATACAGTGGTCGAAGCTGTAGCAATAAAAGATAATCGCATCGTAGTTGTTGGCTCAAATCAGGAGGTTAAGAGTTTTATAGGAGAAAAAACGGATGTAATTGACCTGCAAGGAAAAACGCTTCTTCCTGGATTCATTGATTCCCATCTTCACATCATTTCTCATGGACTAAATCAGTTGGCTGTCAGTTGTAAAGCTGAACATATTGATTCTATCGAGGCTTTGTTAGATGGTCTGAAAAAGAAGGCATTAGAAACGCCAAAAGGTGAATGGATACGTGCTTGGGGCTTTAATGAAACCGCTGTGAAGGAAAAGCGTTATCCAACAATTACTGAGCTGGATGAAATTTCAGTTGAACACCCTATTATTGTAACCCGTACTTGCCACCACATAAGCGTGGTGAACAGCAAAGCATTAGAAATTGCGCAAATTAACGAGAACACACCGAACACGAGTGGGGGGGTTATTGAAAAGAATCAGGCAGGTAGGCTTACAGGAAAGTTAATTGAAGCAGCAAATATGAGGATGAGCGAGGTTGCAAGTTATACAGAAAGTGAAATGATGAAGGCTGTGAAAATTGCATCAGATCATTTCGTTGCAGCGGGCATAACAAGTATACATGACGCAGGTGGAGATGGAGCTGAGAGTTATCGTTTACTACAACAAGCTGTGAAGAGTAGGGATATTCGTGTCCGAATATATGCAATGATATGCCAAATAAATAACTCCCATGAATTTGTTAATAAAATGGTCGAAGCTGGTGTGGTAACTGGTACCGGAGATGAGAGATTCAAAGTCGGACCAGCTAAATTGTTTACAGATGGAAGTAGCACCGGGCCTACAATTGCAACCCGTAAGTCGTACTCGAGTGACCCTACCAATTATGGCATTCTTTATTATAGTGAGGAAGAAATTTACCGGGTTTTAGGTGAAGCGCATAAAAAAGGTTATCAAATCACTGTACATGCACAAGGCGATAAAGCTATTGAAATGTATTTAAATTGTGTAGAAAGGGCGCTAGAGGAATCACCAAGAAAAAATCACCGTCATCGAATCGAGCACGCGGGAATTTCTTCACCAGATTTACAAGAGAGAATGAAAAAACTTGAGATGATTCCTATTCCAAATCCTCCATTTCCATATGAATTCGGAGAGATATATGTAGAGCACTATGGTGATCGTGTGAATCACATGTACGCTGCTCGTGATTTTATTGATCGTGGCATCATTGCAGCAGGTGGATCGGATGCACCAGTTACTGACTATAATCCTTTATTAGGAATTCATGTTGCTGTCAATAGAAAAACCAAGTCTGGAATAGAGGTTGGTGCTAATCAATCTATAAGCGTAATGGAAGCTATTAAACTATACACATGGAATGGTGCTTATGCGAGTTTTGAAGAAGAGATAAAAGGAAGCATAGAGGCCGGAAAGTTGGCGGATTTAGTTATATTAAATGACAGCATTTTAAGTGTCAATCCAAACCAAATTAAAGATTTAAAAGTAGAAACAACAATTATTGATGGTGAAATTATCTATCAAAAAGAACAATCAGTGAAAATTTAG
- a CDS encoding aspartate aminotransferase family protein, giving the protein MELVIVQATEQTQSLKKTDEKYLWHAMRGAAPSPTNLIITKAEGAWVTDIDGNRYLDGMSGLWCVNVGYGRKELARAAFEQLEEMPYFPLTQSHVPAIKLAEKLNEWLGDEYVIFFSNSGSEANETAFKIARQYHQQKGDHGRYKFISRYRAYHGNTMGALAATGQAQRKYKYEPLGQGFLHVAPPDTYRNPDDVHTLASADEIDRVMTWELSQTVAGVIMEPIITGGGILMPPDGYMEKVKEICEKHGALLICDEVICGFGRTGKPFGFMNYGVKPDIITMAKGITSAYLPLSATAVRREVYEAFVGSDDYDRFRHVNTFGGNPAACALALKNLEIMENEKLIERSKELGERLLYELEDVKEHPNVGDVRGKGLLLGIELVEDKQTKEPASIEKMNKVINACKEKGLIIGKNGDTVAGYNNILQLAPPLSITEEDFTFIVKTMKECLSRINGQ; this is encoded by the coding sequence ATGGAGTTGGTGATTGTGCAAGCGACAGAGCAAACACAAAGTTTGAAAAAAACAGATGAAAAGTACCTTTGGCACGCAATGAGAGGAGCAGCCCCTAGTCCAACGAATTTAATTATTACAAAAGCAGAAGGGGCATGGGTGACGGATATTGATGGAAACCGTTATTTAGACGGTATGTCCGGTCTTTGGTGCGTGAATGTTGGGTATGGCCGAAAAGAGCTTGCAAGAGCGGCTTTTGAACAGCTTGAAGAAATGCCGTATTTCCCTCTGACACAAAGTCATGTTCCCGCTATTAAATTAGCAGAAAAATTGAATGAATGGCTTGGTGACGAATACGTCATTTTCTTTTCTAACAGTGGATCGGAAGCAAATGAAACAGCGTTTAAAATTGCTCGTCAATATCATCAACAAAAAGGTGATCATGGACGCTATAAGTTTATTTCACGCTATCGTGCTTACCACGGTAACACAATGGGGGCTCTTGCAGCAACAGGTCAAGCACAGCGAAAGTATAAATATGAACCACTCGGGCAAGGATTCTTGCATGTAGCACCGCCGGATACGTATCGAAATCCAGATGATGTTCATACACTGGCAAGTGCTGATGAAATCGATCGTGTCATGACATGGGAGTTAAGCCAAACAGTAGCCGGCGTGATTATGGAGCCAATTATTACCGGGGGCGGAATTTTAATGCCTCCTGATGGATATATGGAAAAAGTAAAAGAAATTTGCGAGAAGCACGGTGCGTTGCTCATTTGTGATGAAGTTATATGTGGATTTGGCCGGACGGGGAAGCCGTTTGGATTTATGAATTATGGCGTCAAACCAGATATCATTACAATGGCAAAAGGTATTACAAGTGCGTATCTTCCTTTGTCAGCAACAGCGGTTAGACGAGAGGTTTATGAGGCATTCGTAGGCAGTGATGATTATGATCGCTTTCGCCATGTAAATACGTTCGGAGGAAATCCTGCTGCTTGCGCTTTAGCTTTGAAGAATTTAGAAATTATGGAGAATGAGAAACTCATTGAACGTTCCAAAGAATTGGGTGAACGACTGTTATATGAACTAGAGGATGTAAAAGAGCATCCAAACGTAGGAGATGTTCGTGGAAAAGGCCTTCTTTTAGGGATTGAATTAGTGGAAGATAAGCAAACAAAAGAACCAGCTTCCATTGAAAAGATGAACAAAGTCATCAATGCTTGTAAAGAAAAAGGTCTAATTATTGGTAAAAATGGTGACACTGTTGCAGGTTACAATAATATTTTGCAGCTTGCGCCTCCATTAAGCATCACAGAGGAAGACTTTACTTTTATCGTCAAAACAATGAAAGAATGTTTATCCCGCATTAACGGGCAGTAA
- a CDS encoding CoA-acylating methylmalonate-semialdehyde dehydrogenase produces the protein MVVMKNVQTLKNYIGGQWIESTSKQVEDVPNPATGEIIARVPLSTKEDLDRAVATAKEAFKTWRKIAVPRRARILFRYQQLLIENWEELAKLVTLENGKSYQEAYGEVQRGIECVEFAAGAPTLMMGEQLPDIATGVESGMYRYPIGVIAGITPFNFPMMVPCWMFPLAIACGNTFVLKPSERTPLLANRIAELFKEAGLPDGVLNIVHGAHDVVNGILDNEDVKAVSFVGSQPVAEYIYKTAAANGKRVQALAGAKNHSIVLKDADLSSTVKEIINAAFGSAGERCMAAAVIVVEEDVADELVNRLLQEANAITIGNGLEEGVFLGPVIREGHKERTLGYIQSGVEQGATLIRDGREDDAANSQGYFVGPTIFDNVTQEMKIWQDEIFAPVLSIVRVKDLMEAIRVANASPFANGACLYTNSAKAIREFREEIDAGMLGVNLGVPAPMAFFPFSGYKKSFYGDLHANGKDGVEFYTRKKMLTARY, from the coding sequence ATGGTAGTAATGAAAAATGTACAAACGCTGAAAAATTATATTGGTGGACAATGGATAGAATCCACAAGTAAACAGGTTGAAGATGTACCAAATCCAGCAACAGGAGAGATTATTGCCCGTGTGCCGCTTTCGACTAAAGAAGATTTAGATAGAGCTGTAGCAACTGCTAAAGAAGCATTCAAAACATGGAGAAAGATCGCTGTTCCTCGGCGTGCTCGGATTCTATTTCGCTATCAACAGCTATTGATTGAAAACTGGGAAGAGTTAGCTAAACTCGTAACCTTGGAAAACGGAAAAAGTTATCAAGAAGCATACGGTGAAGTACAGCGGGGGATTGAATGTGTCGAATTTGCCGCAGGCGCACCCACTTTAATGATGGGAGAACAACTTCCCGATATTGCTACCGGTGTTGAATCAGGGATGTATCGTTACCCGATCGGAGTAATCGCAGGAATAACGCCATTTAACTTTCCGATGATGGTGCCATGCTGGATGTTTCCACTCGCGATTGCATGCGGAAATACGTTTGTATTAAAACCATCTGAAAGAACACCGCTATTGGCTAATCGCATAGCTGAACTGTTTAAAGAAGCAGGTCTTCCAGATGGAGTACTAAATATTGTGCATGGTGCACATGACGTCGTTAACGGCATTCTTGACAATGAGGATGTGAAGGCTGTATCTTTCGTTGGTTCCCAACCTGTGGCTGAGTATATATATAAAACAGCAGCAGCTAACGGCAAACGTGTACAAGCTCTTGCAGGGGCAAAAAATCATTCGATCGTATTAAAAGATGCGGACCTTAGTTCTACAGTGAAAGAAATTATAAATGCTGCTTTCGGTTCAGCTGGTGAACGATGCATGGCTGCGGCTGTTATTGTCGTGGAAGAAGACGTTGCAGATGAGCTCGTTAATAGACTGCTTCAAGAGGCTAATGCAATTACGATTGGTAATGGCCTGGAAGAAGGTGTTTTCCTTGGTCCTGTTATTCGTGAAGGACATAAAGAGCGGACACTCGGATACATTCAATCCGGTGTAGAGCAGGGAGCGACACTTATTCGTGACGGACGTGAAGACGATGCAGCAAACAGCCAAGGTTATTTTGTTGGCCCAACGATTTTTGACAATGTGACACAGGAAATGAAAATTTGGCAAGATGAAATCTTCGCACCGGTTCTTTCTATTGTACGCGTAAAAGACTTAATGGAAGCGATTCGTGTTGCTAATGCATCACCATTCGCAAATGGTGCATGCCTGTACACAAATAGCGCTAAAGCTATTCGTGAATTCCGTGAAGAAATTGATGCAGGTATGCTTGGGGTTAATCTTGGAGTTCCCGCTCCAATGGCATTCTTCCCATTCTCAGGTTATAAGAAATCCTTCTATGGTGATCTTCATGCAAATGGAAAAGATGGCGTAGAATTCTATACTCGCAAGAAAATGCTTACGGCTCGTTATTGA